In the genome of Palaemon carinicauda isolate YSFRI2023 chromosome 20, ASM3689809v2, whole genome shotgun sequence, one region contains:
- the LOC137659884 gene encoding uncharacterized protein produces MRITPRGMSKLKIPKLELLALLLGCRLAETLKELIEPREIVMWTDSKVTLAWVASPDAKDHKNIFISNQVAEIVFLQQVCRFSLNHVPSKQNPADVLSRGATTQQLLVNSLWRNGPEFLRTTGKPVPYKEDDPTHENTVVAAVQELREEMSPVPPGEIWEILQREVEFQFLLRVTRKCWVAGLRSIAKRTVRQCPECVLAFQPLLRQPPPPPLPKERITLTKPFTAVAVDHTAAIQTETRPGYILIVTCMASRAVYLDFCPSLEAEEFVVALRQFCATHGAPSLITSDNHQTFKTASNLLQGLYEEDEVQQFLRRRGIHWRFQMPGAPWKGGFFERLIGVTKRTLQIALGKKYLPDTHVITLVKEAEAVVNNQPLMYSGDKCEDEVLTPSHLLRGHPVHLTAPILPDDHLNATFTSQRLRRVVETYPDDDGVVRSAKVLFEGVESLRAISHLVPQEIAPSEDGVGEDDDNDGEEGAYSLPAGMPGIVETSGDNQEMAQATTSQQPATETFDNDANSENNTVSEASESETGSKQTDAQGRSARPLRKAAAKQQELLDRLLRSDDI; encoded by the exons atgaggatcactccgaggGGGATGAGCAAATTGAAAATTCCCAAGCTAGAACTGttagcattgttgttaggctgcagattagctGAGACACTCAAagagctgatagagccacgagagatagtcatgtggactgacagtaaggtcacgttggcatgggtagcatctcccgatgccaaggACCACAAGAACATCTTTATATCTAACcaagtggcggagattgtttttcttcagcaggtttgCCGTTTCAGTTTGAACCATGTCCCAAGTAAACAgaatcctgctgatgtcctgtccagaggtgcaacgacacAACAACTGCTAGTTAACTCCctttggaggaacggtccagaattcctcaggaccacgggaaagcctgttccttacaaggaggacgATCCAACCCATGAAAACACCGTAGTGGCGGCGGTACAAGAACTGAGGGAGGAAATGAGTCCTGTCccaccaggagagatatgggaaattctacagagggaagtagaattccaattcttgttgagagttacTAGG aaatgctgggtggcgggcctacgttccattgcgaagcggacTGTGCGACAAtgtccagaatgcgtgctagccttccagcccctgttgagacagccaccaccaccaccccTACCGAAGGAGAGGATTACCCTAACGAAGCCCTTTACAGCAGTCGCagtggaccacacagcggccatacagactgaaacgcggccaggctacatactgatcgtgacatgcatggccagcagagccgtgtacctcgatttctgcccctccctggaagcagaagaattcgtcgTAGCCCTAAGACAATTTTgcgccacccatggtgccccgtcACTCATCACGTCtgataatcatcaaacgttcaagactgccagtaacctccttcagggactctatgaagaggatgaagtccagcagttcctgaggagaaggGGCATACACTGGCGCTTTCAGATGCCcggtgcaccttggaaaggtgggttcttcgagcgcctGATTGGAGTGACGAAAcgtaccctccagatagccctcggaaagaagtacctaccGGACACCCACGTAATAACCCTTGTGAAAGAAGCAGAGGCAGTGGTGAATAATCAGCCTCTTATGTATagcggcgacaagtgcgaggatgaagtcctcaccccctcccatttgctgagaggacacccagtccacctcacggcaccgatcttgccagacgaccacctcaacgcaaccttcacctcccAGAGGCTAC gacgtgtcgtggagacatatcctgacgacgacggagtcgtgcgttcggccaaagtgttgttcgaaGGTGTCGAATCCCTGCGAGCTATTAGCCACCTGGTTCCCCAGGAAATTGCCCCCTCTgaggatggtgttggagaagacgaCGACAacgacggagaagagggtgcgtacagtttgCCAGCAGGAATGCCGGGGatcgttgagacgtctggggacaaccaagAAATGGCTCAGGCTACGACATCTCAACAACCagctacagaaaccttcgataacGACGCTAATAGTGAGAACAATACGGTTAGTGAGGCAAGTGAAAGTGAAACAGGATCGAAGCAGAcggacgcacaaggacgttctgcgcGCCCATTGAGAAAGGCCGCCGCGAAGCAGCAAGAACTGTTGGACCGTCTGCTTAGGAGTGACGATATATAA
- the LOC137659883 gene encoding uncharacterized protein, translated as MGKRTVLMKLVAHENVDVPIHNAGYVKVRQHLLSKGVTLADPANKSDVLKNFHILVGADYFSYFIIGVEKVDGINLFLTHNGMSPYGKVPQWLLQGERIEQVKTLRVCKIASEPYQFDVDEWWRLDRVGIAPSEQYTVREAEAMRKVSQSVVKKPEGYQVSLPFGSDARPDTNYRNAVAQSESLQTKFRKDREHFDQYQGVIDKYLEAGFISEVKEPKVEGYYMPHFGIRKDSSTTPLRIVFNASAKSKGNKSLNEYLLPGPNLVELAYYLLIRFRLNQYAMLPDISKAFHRVLLDPRDAKYTRFLWREVAGRALTFAFRVVVFCITASPF; from the coding sequence atgggaaaaagaacaGTGCTAATGAAGCTAGTGGCACACGAAAacgttgacgtcccaatacataacgctggttatgtaaaagtcagacagcatctgttgagtaagggagtcacattagccgatccagcaaacaagTCCGATGTGCTGAAAAATTTccacatattagtaggggctgattattttagctacttcatcataggcGTAGAAAAGGTtgatgggatcaatcttttcctgacacataatggtatgtcgccatatgggaaagtgccgcagtggctattgCAAGGGGAAAGGATTGAACAGGTAAAAACGCTTAGAGTGTGCAAAATTGCGAGTGAACCAtaccagtttgacgtagatgagtggtggcgtttggaccgtgttggcatcgccccatcagagcaatacactgttcgcgaggcggaagccatgcgaaaggtgtcaCAAAGTGTTGTGaagaaacctgagggatatcaggttagcctaccattcgggtcggatgctaggccagatacgaactatcgaaacgctgtagcgcagtcagagtcgttgcaaactaagttcaggaaggATAGGGAGCATTTTgatcaatatcagggagtgatagataaatatcttgaagcgggttttatatctgaagtgaaagaacccaaggtggaaggttattatatgccgcactttggaatTAGGAAAGATAGCAGCAcaaccccccttagaatcgtgttcaatgcctcggcgaaATCCAAGGGTAATAAATCATTGAATGAATacctcttacctggccccaatctgGTAGAATTAGCGTATTATTTGCTCATAAGGTTCAGGTTGAACCAATATGCTATGTTACctgacatcagcaaggccttccaccgtgtcttgttggatcctcgtgatgccaaatacacacgatttctatggcgcgaggtagcaggtcgagcgctcaccttcgcctttagagtcgtggtgttctgCATCACGGCGAGTCCattttaa